One Methanospirillum lacunae genomic window, TTCGGCACATTATCTCTTCATAGGGATATGAACGCTAAAACCAGTAGAATAGTTACCTTTATTATTTGTATTTATAGTATTGCGTTATATGCATCTTTAGTTGCATTTGCACATCGCTCCCAAGTGAACTCCTTTGAGCGGGTAAGATTATACATAATATGCTCATCCTGAATTGATTCATCTGTAAAAATGGTTTGAATTTTTACCGCAAGGTCTTCAAAATTATCAGGTTCAACCATAATTCCTTCAGATCCCACAATTTCTGGAAGCGATGATTTGTTTGATACAATTACTGGCGTTCCACATTTCATTGCTTCAAGAGGGGGAAGACCAAAGCCTTCATAATTTGAGGGAAAAACAAACACACTAGCTGCGCTATAGAGGATGGGGAGGTCTTCATAGGGTACAAATTGAAGGTAATGGACATTTTCATTCAATTTCAAGGAATCTACTAAGGAAAAAACTTCCTGATATTTCCAAGATTTTTTTCCGGCGATGACCAGATCTATATCAGAATTCTTTTGTCTAATTTTGTGATAAGCCTTAATTATTGTAGAAATATTTTTTTTGGGTTCGATTGCCCCGACAAAAAGAATAAAGGGATTAATTAAGTTGTATTTTTTACGTAGAGATCGAATCTCTGATTGGGTTGAGGGATGGAAATGGTCTGATACTCCAAGATGGGTAACATGAATTTTATCAGGATCAACATGGTATTTTCCGACAATATCTTTTTTTGTGTACTCCGATATTGAGAGTATTAGAGATGCTTTCCGCAGGATATTAGGTAGATAAATTCTTGATTGCATAGCGTAAAAAGGTGTAACGTATGAAGGATATAGTATGGGAATCAAGTCATATATCGTTATTGCGTACTTTTTAGATATTGAAGGCGAAATGGGGTATTGTCCAATATTATGAAGGATATCGACCTTTTTCAAGGATCGTTTTGCTAATGTTAGACTTTTGCTCCAAGAATAATACCAATATGGTCCAGGTATTATATTATGATCCACAATTCGACATCCATCGATTGGATCACCATCAGGGTGTTTTATAATTTCAATATCAAAGTCTGGTTTAAGTCTTTCAATAATCTGGAATGA contains:
- a CDS encoding glycosyltransferase family 4 protein, yielding MNTIGITTGNLKKNSTGMGTYSFQIIERLKPDFDIEIIKHPDGDPIDGCRIVDHNIIPGPYWYYSWSKSLTLAKRSLKKVDILHNIGQYPISPSISKKYAITIYDLIPILYPSYVTPFYAMQSRIYLPNILRKASLILSISEYTKKDIVGKYHVDPDKIHVTHLGVSDHFHPSTQSEIRSLRKKYNLINPFILFVGAIEPKKNISTIIKAYHKIRQKNSDIDLVIAGKKSWKYQEVFSLVDSLKLNENVHYLQFVPYEDLPILYSAASVFVFPSNYEGFGLPPLEAMKCGTPVIVSNKSSLPEIVGSEGIMVEPDNFEDLAVKIQTIFTDESIQDEHIMYNLTRSKEFTWERCANATKDAYNAIL